The Triticum dicoccoides isolate Atlit2015 ecotype Zavitan chromosome 6A, WEW_v2.0, whole genome shotgun sequence genome has a window encoding:
- the LOC119318584 gene encoding disease resistance protein RGA2-like — protein MAHVAGLLASAVVSAVGNKLGSAIGDEVTMLCSFKDDLKDMKDTLQYMEAALKDAERRSVTEELVRLWLNRLKNAAYEISYMLDELQADSEPASRKMIGKLDCFAIAPKITMAYKMKKMRGQLRKIKEDHESFKFIHDNSSLISVHQFPDPRETTSDVIESLIIGRDKDRVNVLSLLSTSSNKEDITILPVCGLGGIGKTTLAQLVFNDAQLKEYDHRVWVYVSQVFDMKKIGNSIISQVEK, from the exons ATGGCTCATGTAGCCGGTTTGCTTGCCTCGGCTGTGGTCTCAGCAGTGGGCAATAAGCTGGGTTCCGCCATTGGGGATGAGGTCACGATGCTGTGCAGTTTCAAGGACGACCTCAAGGACATGAAGGACACGTTGCAGTACATGGAGGCGGCGCTCAAGGATGCTGAGAGGCGGTCTGTCACGGAGGAGTTGGTGCGGCTGTGGCTCAACCGGCTCAAGAACGCTGCCTATGAAATCTCTTACATGCTCGATGAGTTGCAAGCTGACAGTGAACCAGCCTCCAGAAAG ATGATTGGGAAGCTAGActgttttgctattgcacccaagaTTACCATGGCTTATAAGATGAAGAAGATGAGAGGTCAGCTGAGGAAGATCAAAGAGGATCACGAGAGTTTCAAATTCATACATGATAACTCCAGTCTAATTAGTGTGCACCAGTTTCCTGATCCACGGGAAACAACATCAGATGTGATTGAATCACTCATCATAGGGAGAGACAAAGACAGGGTGAATGTTCTTTCTTTGTTATCCACAAGCAGCAACAAAGAAGATATcacaattcttcctgtttgtgggcTTGGAGGCATAGGAAAGACAACATTGGCACAACTGGTCTTCAATGATGCTCAGTTGAAAGAGTATGACCATCGGGTATGGGTCTATGTATCCCAGGTGTTTGACATGAAAAAAATAGGGAACTCCATAATTTCTCAAGTAGAAAAATGA